One stretch of Pseudoramibacter sp. DNA includes these proteins:
- the nifJ gene encoding pyruvate:ferredoxin (flavodoxin) oxidoreductase, whose protein sequence is MDGNEAAAYVSYAFTEVAAIYPITPSSPMAEHVDDWAANGKLNIFGQPVEVVEMQSEAGASGSVHGALQSGALTTTYTASQGLLLMIPNMYKIAGEMLPGVFHVSARTLSAHALSIFGDHSDVMGVRSTGFSMIASSSPQEVMDLGAVSHLAAIHCRMPVLHFFDGFRTSHEIQKIDALDYDDLKPLIDMDALKAFRKNSLNPEHPATRGTTVNPDIFFQTREGLNKHLEIVPDAVEHYMQEINKLTGRDYHLFNYYGAEDAERIIVLMGSGAETAREAIDYIVAKGEKVGMINVHLYRPFAVDYFLKTIPKTVKKIAVLDRTKEPGAVGEPLYQDINAIYKERELPMKIVGGRYGLSSKDTTPAQIVAVFDNLKADEPKNNFTIGIVDDVTHTSLPIGEEINTTPEGETSAEFWGMGSDGTVGANKNSIKIIGNATDLYCQAYFVYDSKKSGGLTQSHLRFGKKPIHSPYLIQAADFIACHNPSYVHKYDMVKNLKDGGIFLLNCQWDHDEVEKNLPASMKRTLAKKHAQFYTIDAIDIARDLGLGGRTNTILQSAFFKLSGVIPIDQAVKEMKEANYKSYFKKKGQKVVDMNNAAVEKGVNAFVKYDIPESWATAEDPKTEDNVPEFIKEIVEPMNAQEGDAITVGQLMKYGLEDGTWPAGTTQYEKRGAAVDVPEWDVTKCIQCNHCSLVCPHAAIRPILLDAEEKANAPEGFETKKATGKGLGDYQFRIQVSPYDCTGCGSCVNVCPSKEKSLTMKPFASQVKEAENWTYAVERVEIKKDAVNDKTIKNSQFAKPYFEFSGACAGCGETPYIKLVTQLFGDRMYITNASGCSSAYGGSTPSTPYCTDKDGRGPSWAMSLFEDNAEYAYGYLLGQDTIKKQLKAHVQELADAGVAVDACTAYLEHGQEPDVTREIADNLLAAIEDDDSEAAKFIRDNKEFLTKKSVWAFGGDGWAYDIGYGGLDHVLAAGKDINVLVLDTEVYSNTGGQASKSTNTSAIAKFAAGGKDTKKKDLGMMAMSYGYVYVAQIALGSDYNQALKAIREAEAYNGPSLIICYCPCIEHHMKKAMGLSITEEKNAVDCGYWHLYRYNPDLKKEGKNPFTLDSKEPKADFQNFLMGENRYASLKLSFPEKAQQLYDKAERDAKERYQNYLKLANRE, encoded by the coding sequence ATGGACGGCAACGAAGCCGCCGCGTATGTCTCATATGCATTTACGGAAGTTGCGGCGATTTATCCGATCACGCCGTCTTCTCCAATGGCAGAACATGTCGACGACTGGGCTGCCAATGGCAAACTCAACATTTTCGGCCAGCCCGTTGAAGTGGTTGAAATGCAGTCCGAAGCGGGGGCTTCCGGTTCTGTCCACGGCGCGCTCCAAAGCGGGGCCCTGACCACCACCTACACGGCTTCTCAGGGGCTGCTTTTGATGATCCCGAACATGTACAAGATTGCAGGGGAAATGCTGCCGGGCGTCTTCCACGTCTCAGCGAGAACCCTGTCCGCCCACGCGCTGTCAATCTTCGGCGACCACTCCGACGTCATGGGCGTCCGCAGCACAGGCTTCAGCATGATCGCCTCTTCCTCACCTCAAGAAGTCATGGATTTGGGTGCGGTTTCTCATCTGGCCGCTATCCACTGCAGAATGCCGGTCCTGCATTTTTTTGACGGGTTCAGAACGTCTCATGAAATCCAGAAAATCGACGCCCTGGACTACGATGATTTGAAACCGCTCATTGATATGGATGCCCTGAAGGCGTTCCGCAAAAATTCTCTGAATCCGGAACATCCGGCGACAAGAGGGACAACAGTTAACCCGGATATCTTCTTCCAGACCAGAGAAGGGCTCAACAAACACCTCGAAATCGTGCCGGACGCGGTTGAACACTACATGCAGGAAATCAACAAGCTGACCGGCAGAGATTATCATCTGTTCAATTACTACGGTGCCGAAGATGCCGAACGCATCATCGTCCTCATGGGCTCCGGTGCGGAAACCGCCCGGGAAGCGATCGACTACATCGTCGCGAAAGGCGAAAAAGTCGGGATGATCAACGTGCATCTGTACCGTCCTTTTGCAGTGGACTACTTTTTAAAGACGATTCCGAAGACCGTCAAAAAGATCGCCGTCCTCGACCGGACAAAGGAACCAGGCGCTGTTGGCGAACCACTGTATCAGGATATCAACGCAATCTACAAAGAACGGGAACTGCCGATGAAGATTGTTGGCGGCCGCTACGGCTTAAGTTCCAAGGACACAACCCCGGCGCAGATCGTCGCTGTCTTTGACAACCTCAAAGCCGACGAACCGAAAAACAATTTCACGATCGGGATTGTCGACGATGTTACCCACACCTCTCTGCCTATTGGTGAAGAAATCAACACCACGCCGGAAGGGGAAACCAGTGCAGAATTCTGGGGCATGGGTTCTGACGGAACTGTCGGCGCAAATAAAAACTCGATCAAGATTATCGGGAATGCTACAGATCTGTATTGCCAGGCCTACTTCGTATACGATTCGAAGAAATCCGGCGGCTTGACGCAGTCTCATCTGCGGTTTGGCAAAAAACCGATCCACTCACCTTACCTGATTCAGGCAGCAGATTTCATCGCCTGCCACAATCCTTCCTACGTCCATAAATACGACATGGTCAAGAATTTGAAAGACGGCGGCATCTTCTTATTGAACTGCCAGTGGGATCACGATGAAGTCGAAAAGAACCTGCCGGCTTCAATGAAACGCACCCTGGCCAAGAAACATGCTCAGTTCTACACCATTGACGCCATCGACATCGCCCGGGATTTAGGGCTAGGCGGCCGGACGAACACGATTCTGCAGTCTGCGTTCTTCAAACTTTCAGGAGTCATTCCCATCGACCAGGCCGTGAAGGAAATGAAGGAAGCAAACTACAAATCCTACTTCAAGAAAAAAGGCCAGAAAGTGGTCGACATGAACAACGCCGCTGTTGAAAAAGGTGTCAATGCTTTTGTGAAATACGATATTCCGGAATCATGGGCAACAGCAGAAGATCCGAAGACGGAAGACAATGTGCCGGAATTTATTAAAGAAATTGTCGAACCGATGAACGCCCAGGAAGGGGATGCCATTACCGTTGGCCAGCTCATGAAATACGGTCTGGAAGACGGAACCTGGCCGGCAGGCACGACCCAATACGAAAAACGCGGCGCAGCCGTGGACGTGCCGGAATGGGATGTCACCAAGTGCATCCAGTGCAATCATTGTTCCCTCGTCTGTCCTCACGCTGCTATCCGGCCGATTTTGTTAGACGCAGAAGAAAAAGCCAATGCGCCGGAAGGCTTTGAAACCAAGAAGGCGACCGGCAAGGGCCTCGGCGATTATCAGTTCCGCATCCAGGTTTCGCCTTACGACTGTACAGGCTGCGGCAGCTGCGTCAATGTCTGCCCGAGCAAGGAAAAATCCCTGACCATGAAACCCTTCGCGTCTCAGGTCAAAGAAGCTGAAAACTGGACTTATGCCGTTGAAAGGGTCGAAATTAAGAAAGACGCCGTCAACGACAAGACCATCAAGAATTCCCAGTTTGCGAAACCCTATTTCGAATTTTCGGGGGCCTGCGCCGGCTGCGGCGAAACCCCGTACATCAAACTGGTTACCCAGCTGTTTGGCGACCGTATGTACATCACCAACGCGTCCGGCTGTTCCTCCGCATACGGCGGCTCCACACCATCCACCCCGTACTGCACCGACAAAGATGGCCGTGGACCATCCTGGGCCATGTCTTTATTTGAAGACAACGCAGAATACGCCTACGGCTATCTTCTCGGCCAGGACACGATCAAGAAGCAGCTCAAAGCCCACGTTCAGGAACTAGCTGACGCCGGCGTTGCAGTGGACGCGTGCACTGCTTACCTCGAACATGGCCAGGAACCGGATGTCACCCGGGAAATTGCAGACAACCTGCTGGCGGCCATTGAAGATGACGACAGCGAAGCCGCGAAGTTCATCCGCGACAACAAAGAATTTTTGACGAAGAAGAGCGTCTGGGCTTTCGGCGGCGACGGCTGGGCCTACGACATCGGCTACGGCGGCCTCGACCATGTGCTGGCGGCGGGCAAAGACATCAACGTCCTGGTGCTCGATACAGAAGTTTACTCCAATACAGGGGGACAGGCTTCGAAGTCGACGAACACCTCCGCCATCGCGAAATTTGCCGCCGGAGGGAAAGACACGAAGAAGAAAGACCTCGGCATGATGGCCATGAGCTACGGTTACGTCTACGTGGCGCAGATCGCTTTGGGCTCTGACTACAATCAGGCGCTGAAAGCCATTCGCGAAGCCGAAGCCTACAACGGCCCGTCTTTGATCATCTGCTACTGCCCGTGCATCGAACACCACATGAAGAAGGCGATGGGGCTTTCCATCACCGAAGAAAAGAACGCCGTGGACTGCGGATACTGGCATCTGTACCGCTACAACCCAGATCTGAAGAAGGAAGGCAAGAATCCGTTTACCCTCGATTCGAAGGAACCAAAAGCGGACTTCCAAAACTTCCTCATGGGCGAAAACCGCTACGCGTCTTTGAAACTTTCTTTCCCGGAAAAAGCACAGCAGCTTTACGACAAAGCGGAACGGGATGCCAAGGAAAGATACCAGAATTATCTGAAACTGGCCAACAGAGAATAA
- a CDS encoding iron-containing alcohol dehydrogenase: protein MENFQYYSPTWFEFGRGTEAKTGELVKKFGGHKVLIHYGGGSIKRNGLYDRVVKSLDDAGIEHVELGGVKSNPLSDLVYEGIDLVKKEGVDFILAVGGGSSIDSGKGIALGAVYDGDCWDFYDGTNPVVTEALPVGVVLTNAASGSEASTDSVVTNKDTNLKRCAAGDALRPVFAVMNPEVTFTLPPYQTYSGIIDMFSHCMERYFTPTKEVELTDRMLEALMIVILRESKRIKADPNNYEARANIMWAGTQAQSNITGLGRAQDWGTHHMENQLSTFYKCSHGAGLGILHPSWMRYCYQKDILRFAQFATRIFGCQMNFENPEETALEGIDCFENWIKFMDMPTTISEIGGKEEDIPAMVADMFNGAPDHGAFLKLTPDDVTAIYKMAL, encoded by the coding sequence ATGGAAAATTTTCAATATTATAGCCCGACTTGGTTCGAATTTGGCAGAGGGACTGAAGCTAAAACCGGCGAACTCGTGAAAAAATTCGGCGGCCATAAAGTGCTCATTCACTATGGCGGCGGTTCCATCAAACGCAACGGCCTGTACGACCGCGTGGTCAAATCTCTGGATGATGCCGGGATCGAACACGTTGAACTCGGCGGCGTCAAATCCAACCCGCTGTCTGACCTTGTGTACGAAGGCATCGATCTTGTCAAAAAAGAAGGGGTTGACTTTATCCTGGCCGTTGGCGGCGGTTCGTCCATCGACTCCGGCAAAGGCATCGCCTTAGGCGCGGTCTACGACGGTGACTGCTGGGATTTCTACGACGGCACCAATCCGGTGGTGACAGAAGCCCTGCCAGTTGGGGTTGTCTTGACTAATGCCGCTTCGGGTTCAGAAGCGTCGACAGATTCGGTGGTCACGAATAAGGACACGAATTTGAAACGCTGTGCCGCAGGGGATGCCCTTCGTCCGGTTTTCGCCGTGATGAATCCGGAAGTGACCTTCACTCTGCCGCCGTATCAGACTTACAGCGGCATCATCGACATGTTTTCCCACTGCATGGAACGCTACTTCACGCCGACCAAAGAAGTCGAACTGACGGACCGGATGCTTGAAGCGCTGATGATCGTCATTTTGAGAGAATCCAAGCGCATTAAAGCCGATCCGAACAATTACGAAGCCCGCGCCAACATCATGTGGGCCGGCACCCAGGCCCAGAGCAACATCACAGGTTTGGGACGGGCCCAGGACTGGGGCACTCATCACATGGAAAATCAGCTGTCGACGTTCTACAAATGCTCTCACGGCGCAGGCCTCGGCATTCTCCATCCGTCCTGGATGCGCTATTGCTATCAAAAAGACATCCTGCGTTTTGCCCAGTTTGCAACCCGCATCTTCGGCTGCCAGATGAATTTCGAAAATCCTGAAGAAACGGCCCTCGAAGGCATCGACTGCTTTGAAAACTGGATCAAATTCATGGATATGCCGACGACGATCTCTGAAATCGGCGGAAAAGAAGAAGACATTCCGGCCATGGTCGCAGATATGTTCAACGGCGCACCGGATCACGGCGCATTCCTGAAACTGACGCCGGATGACGTCACCGCCATTTACAAGATGGCTCTGTGA
- a CDS encoding 4-hydroxyphenylacetate 3-hydroxylase family protein, with amino-acid sequence MALMTGDEYIESLRKLKTRVYIFGEQVENWVDHPIVRPSINSVKMTYDLAQDPKYQDLMTATSNLTGEKVNRFNHLHQSTDDLVRKVKMQRLLGQKTASCFQRCVGMDAFNAVYSTTYETDEAHGTHYHENFINFLKMVQKNDYVVDGAMTDPKGDRNLAPHAQKDPDMYVHVVERRDDGIVVRGAKAHQTGSINSHWHLIMPTIAMKEADKDYAVSFACPSDADGVYMIYGRQSCDTRKLEDTKNDCGNPKFGGQEALVVFDDVFIPNEYVFLDGEYDFSGMMVERFAGYHRQSYGGCKTGVGDVLIGAAALAAEYNGVQKASHIKDKLIEMTHLNETMYACGIACSAEGHKTKAGNYLIDLLLANVCKQNVTRFPYEIVRLAEDIAGGLMVTMPSDKDFTSDTVAGKNGETICDICHKYFAGDASVPTVDRQKLMRFIENMCLGTAAVGYTVESLHGAGSPQAQRIMIARQGNIEGKKELAKAAADIED; translated from the coding sequence ATGGCTTTAATGACAGGCGATGAATATATCGAAAGCTTGCGGAAATTGAAGACCCGCGTCTACATTTTCGGCGAACAGGTCGAAAACTGGGTCGATCACCCGATCGTCCGCCCTTCCATCAACAGTGTCAAGATGACCTACGATCTGGCACAGGATCCGAAATATCAGGATCTCATGACAGCGACCTCCAATTTGACCGGAGAAAAGGTTAACCGCTTTAACCATTTGCACCAGTCAACAGACGATCTGGTCCGCAAAGTGAAAATGCAGCGGCTCCTCGGCCAGAAGACCGCATCCTGCTTCCAGAGATGTGTCGGGATGGACGCCTTCAACGCCGTTTATTCCACAACTTATGAAACCGACGAAGCCCATGGCACTCACTACCACGAAAACTTCATCAATTTCCTGAAAATGGTTCAGAAAAACGACTACGTGGTCGACGGGGCCATGACTGACCCGAAGGGGGACCGCAATTTGGCGCCCCACGCCCAGAAAGATCCGGATATGTATGTGCATGTGGTCGAACGCCGTGATGACGGGATTGTCGTCCGAGGCGCCAAAGCACACCAGACCGGCTCCATCAATTCTCATTGGCATTTAATCATGCCGACGATTGCGATGAAAGAAGCGGACAAGGATTATGCGGTTTCCTTCGCGTGCCCGAGCGACGCGGACGGCGTCTACATGATCTACGGCAGACAGTCCTGCGATACCCGCAAACTCGAAGACACAAAAAACGACTGCGGCAATCCGAAATTCGGCGGACAGGAAGCCCTCGTCGTTTTCGATGATGTCTTCATTCCAAATGAATACGTCTTTTTGGATGGCGAATACGACTTCTCCGGCATGATGGTCGAACGATTTGCCGGCTATCACCGTCAGAGCTACGGCGGCTGCAAAACCGGCGTCGGCGACGTTTTGATCGGGGCGGCAGCCCTGGCCGCAGAATACAACGGCGTTCAGAAGGCCTCCCACATCAAGGATAAGCTCATCGAAATGACCCATTTGAACGAAACGATGTACGCCTGCGGCATTGCGTGCTCTGCAGAAGGCCACAAGACGAAGGCAGGCAACTATCTGATCGATTTGCTGCTGGCCAATGTCTGCAAGCAGAACGTCACCCGGTTCCCATATGAAATCGTCCGTCTAGCAGAAGACATCGCCGGCGGACTCATGGTCACCATGCCCAGCGACAAAGACTTCACGTCGGATACGGTGGCCGGCAAAAACGGGGAAACCATCTGCGACATCTGCCACAAATATTTTGCAGGGGATGCTTCGGTGCCAACTGTCGACCGTCAGAAACTGATGCGTTTTATTGAAAATATGTGCCTTGGCACCGCTGCTGTCGGCTACACCGTAGAATCTCTGCACGGTGCAGGCTCTCCTCAGGCCCAGCGCATCATGATTGCCCGCCAAGGCAATATTGAAGGCAAAAAGGAACTGGCAAAAGCCGCGGCCGACATTGAAGATTGA
- a CDS encoding sigma-54 interaction domain-containing protein has protein sequence MDSENLMNVLSACRLGAVIVLKDETIYKINDAGVVLLKAMPGDVFPKAARPLLNPAHRDQLVCMAFERYITACDGPKPDDLPKDSYWLVFRDGTLDYERIMMRNIANHLKEGVVMCDAGGRLNFFNASAVTLDNLSGRDVVGKKIDEVYQMDDNKNFMLVKTMKTKKPILKEHHRYTTQFGHVVNTMADAYPVVYNKQVIGAFNLVEDWSKVSNLNKKIIDLQEQLIEKKHKSSPGKAQKKPLGAYYTFDDIIYSSEAMHQVVEKCRRVAKTDASVMIYGETGTGKELVAQSLHNASLRSGGPFLAINCAALPENLFESLLFGSVKGAYTGAENRPGLFEQANHGSLLLDEINSMDILLQAKLLRVLQDGVIRRVGSETETRVDVRVITCINIPPTQAIAEGKLRQDLFYRLGVINIELPPLRDRGDDIALLTQHFIMAFNQKNHREVCGVDEGTDKIFNSYSWPGNVRELQHAVEQALILLPEDQKIITADYVSPHILRSLKKPPAPPSETLRKEEKSLPDKLKHFERDELIRVLSENNGNITKSARVLNMSRQNLQYRIKRYHIDVAPLKKRENTP, from the coding sequence ATGGATAGTGAAAATTTAATGAACGTGCTCTCGGCCTGCCGCTTGGGAGCGGTTATTGTTTTAAAAGATGAGACCATATATAAAATCAATGATGCCGGCGTGGTGCTCCTCAAGGCCATGCCCGGCGATGTGTTTCCGAAAGCAGCGCGGCCCCTGTTAAATCCGGCGCACCGGGACCAGCTCGTCTGCATGGCTTTTGAACGATACATCACCGCCTGCGACGGTCCAAAGCCCGACGATCTTCCGAAAGACAGCTATTGGCTGGTCTTCCGTGACGGGACACTGGATTACGAACGCATCATGATGCGAAACATCGCCAACCATCTGAAAGAAGGCGTCGTGATGTGCGACGCCGGGGGGCGGCTGAACTTTTTCAACGCCTCGGCAGTGACCCTCGACAATTTGTCCGGGCGGGATGTTGTCGGCAAAAAAATCGATGAAGTATACCAGATGGACGACAACAAGAATTTCATGCTCGTGAAGACCATGAAGACCAAAAAGCCGATCCTAAAGGAACACCACCGCTATACCACTCAGTTCGGCCACGTGGTGAACACGATGGCGGACGCCTATCCCGTGGTGTACAACAAACAGGTGATCGGCGCCTTCAACCTTGTCGAAGACTGGAGCAAGGTCTCGAATTTGAATAAAAAGATCATCGACCTTCAGGAACAGCTCATCGAAAAAAAGCATAAATCGTCTCCGGGCAAGGCCCAAAAAAAGCCTCTGGGGGCATATTACACCTTCGACGATATCATTTACAGCAGCGAGGCGATGCATCAGGTGGTTGAGAAATGCAGACGTGTGGCAAAAACCGACGCTTCAGTGATGATTTACGGGGAAACCGGGACGGGCAAGGAACTCGTCGCCCAGAGTCTGCACAATGCCAGTCTGCGTTCAGGCGGCCCCTTTTTGGCGATCAACTGCGCGGCGCTGCCGGAGAATCTTTTTGAAAGCCTGCTTTTCGGAAGCGTCAAAGGGGCCTACACCGGGGCTGAAAACCGTCCGGGGCTGTTCGAACAGGCCAATCACGGCAGTCTGCTCCTCGACGAAATCAACTCGATGGATATCCTGCTCCAAGCCAAACTCCTCCGGGTTCTCCAGGACGGGGTGATCCGCCGCGTGGGCAGCGAGACGGAGACCCGGGTTGACGTGCGGGTGATCACCTGCATCAACATCCCGCCAACTCAGGCCATCGCCGAAGGCAAACTGCGCCAGGACTTGTTTTACAGACTCGGCGTCATCAACATCGAGCTGCCGCCGCTGCGGGATCGCGGCGACGACATCGCGTTGCTTACCCAACATTTTATCATGGCTTTTAATCAAAAGAACCACCGGGAAGTCTGCGGTGTCGACGAAGGGACGGACAAGATATTCAACAGCTATAGCTGGCCTGGCAATGTCAGGGAACTGCAGCATGCCGTGGAACAGGCGCTGATTCTGCTGCCGGAGGATCAGAAAATCATCACGGCGGATTACGTTTCGCCGCACATTCTCCGCAGTCTGAAGAAGCCGCCGGCACCGCCATCTGAAACGCTTCGAAAAGAAGAGAAATCTCTGCCGGACAAGCTCAAGCATTTTGAACGGGACGAACTGATCCGCGTTTTGTCTGAAAACAACGGCAATATCACCAAATCCGCAAGGGTTTTAAACATGAGCCGGCAGAATCTCCAATATCGGATCAAGCGGTATCACATCGATGTAGCGCCCCTCAAAAAGCGGGAAAATACCCCCTAG
- a CDS encoding MATE family efflux transporter, whose protein sequence is MPLLGSSVVQQLYNTVDLIFVGNLVGKEASAAIGSTSMLTVLFIGFFMGMGVGASVLTGHAFGARQDQKLKDTIHTTMGVSILATVAAMAIGLLGAPYFLKFMDVPLNVMPLSLTYLRIYFIGMFATVFYNMPTGIIRALGDSRSPLIYVIVGSITNIGLDALFIAVFHMGVAGAAVATVLSQALAAILTIRYLCRLPKKWRLEFKKINVDRVLAKRLLGLAVPEAIRSMLMTFSNLVIQTGVNSLGVESMAAYAGYGKIEGFIYLPQWAVGQANTTFVSQNLGAGNLKRAQKGTKAALAMAIGITLGISSLVCIFAHPIFRAFSSDHLVIDLSVRTARATYMLYFLYAIVEVLAGTIRGSGTTVSPMVITIVTLCGFRIVVLKAAMHYWHTLNQIIGFVFPMTWVVAAAVFAVYYFSGLWKRGKRFKETV, encoded by the coding sequence TTGCCCCTGCTGGGCAGCAGCGTCGTTCAGCAGCTGTACAATACCGTCGATCTGATCTTTGTGGGCAATCTCGTTGGCAAAGAAGCGTCGGCGGCCATCGGTTCGACCAGCATGCTGACGGTTCTCTTTATCGGTTTTTTCATGGGCATGGGTGTCGGCGCCAGTGTCCTGACCGGCCATGCTTTCGGTGCGAGACAGGACCAGAAGCTTAAGGACACGATTCATACGACGATGGGGGTGTCCATTCTCGCCACAGTTGCCGCTATGGCGATCGGCCTCCTCGGTGCACCGTATTTTCTGAAGTTCATGGATGTGCCGTTGAACGTGATGCCCCTGTCCCTGACGTATCTTCGGATTTATTTTATCGGCATGTTTGCGACCGTGTTTTACAACATGCCCACCGGCATTATCCGCGCTTTGGGGGATTCCCGGTCGCCGCTCATCTACGTGATTGTCGGCAGCATCACCAACATCGGGCTCGACGCGCTTTTCATCGCAGTGTTTCATATGGGCGTGGCCGGCGCAGCGGTTGCGACGGTGCTGTCCCAGGCGCTGGCGGCTATTTTAACCATCCGGTATTTGTGCCGGCTGCCGAAAAAATGGCGTCTTGAATTTAAGAAAATCAACGTGGACCGCGTCCTGGCGAAGCGGCTTTTGGGGCTAGCGGTGCCGGAGGCCATCCGCAGCATGCTCATGACCTTCAGCAATCTCGTGATTCAGACCGGGGTCAACAGTCTTGGGGTCGAGAGCATGGCGGCCTACGCCGGCTACGGCAAGATCGAAGGCTTTATTTATCTTCCTCAGTGGGCCGTGGGGCAGGCCAACACGACCTTTGTAAGCCAGAACCTTGGGGCCGGCAATTTAAAGCGGGCCCAGAAGGGGACGAAAGCTGCTTTAGCGATGGCCATTGGCATTACCCTGGGCATCAGCAGTCTGGTCTGCATTTTCGCCCATCCGATTTTCAGAGCCTTCTCGTCGGATCATCTGGTCATTGACCTTTCCGTGCGCACCGCCCGGGCGACCTACATGCTGTACTTTTTGTATGCCATTGTGGAAGTGCTGGCCGGCACCATCCGGGGCTCCGGCACGACGGTTTCGCCGATGGTCATCACCATTGTCACCTTATGCGGTTTTCGCATCGTGGTTTTAAAGGCGGCGATGCATTATTGGCACACCCTCAACCAGATTATCGGTTTTGTTTTCCCGATGACTTGGGTGGTAGCAGCGGCTGTTTTTGCGGTGTATTATTTCAGCGGCTTGTGGAAACGGGGCAAGCGTTTTAAAGAAACGGTATAA